From Woronichinia naegeliana WA131, the proteins below share one genomic window:
- a CDS encoding IS1 family transposase, which produces MEAELDEMWGFVKSKKEQRWLWHAIAHKTGEILAYVLSGHKDEAFLRLKELLESFGITQYYTDGWGAYERHIEPALHEVGKYNTQKIERKHLTLRTRIKRLARKTICFSKSIVMHDIVLGLFINRFEFGCLI; this is translated from the coding sequence GTGGAAGCAGAACTCGACGAAATGTGGGGTTTTGTGAAGAGCAAAAAAGAGCAAAGATGGTTATGGCACGCTATTGCTCATAAGACAGGTGAGATATTAGCTTATGTTTTGTCTGGTCACAAAGACGAAGCATTTCTAAGGCTAAAAGAGTTGTTAGAATCTTTTGGTATTACTCAATATTATACAGATGGATGGGGGGCTTACGAACGACATATTGAGCCAGCATTGCATGAGGTGGGTAAGTATAATACTCAAAAAATCGAACGAAAGCACTTGACATTGAGAACTCGAATAAAGAGATTAGCGAGAAAAACGATTTGTTTCTCCAAATCTATTGTGATGCACGATATTGTCCTTGGATTATTTATCAATCGCTTTGAATTTGGATGTCTTATTTAG
- a CDS encoding IS1-like element transposase, with translation MPEVKEKIAEMAMNGSGIRDTARVLRISPSTVISELKKKSLV, from the coding sequence TTGCCAGAAGTAAAGGAAAAGATTGCCGAAATGGCAATGAATGGTAGTGGCATAAGGGATACAGCCCGTGTGCTGAGGATTAGTCCATCAACAGTGATTAGTGAACTAAAAAAAAAGAGTCTAGTTTAG
- a CDS encoding DUF29 domain-containing protein yields MKTLTQTLYDTDFNLWIEQTVNQLKNGDLQDLDRQNLIDEIESMGRNDKREVKNRLIVLFMHLLKWQYQPEKRTSSWISTINEQRRQISTVLEDSPSLKPYLTEVFSKCYQLACNDASKETNLPKITFPSDCPFSSEQVLDADYFPE; encoded by the coding sequence ATGAAGACCCTAACCCAAACGCTTTATGATACTGATTTTAATCTCTGGATTGAGCAAACCGTCAATCAACTCAAAAATGGAGATTTACAAGATTTAGACCGACAAAATCTGATAGACGAGATCGAATCAATGGGAAGAAATGATAAACGGGAAGTTAAAAACCGACTAATTGTGCTGTTCATGCACTTACTTAAGTGGCAATACCAACCCGAAAAAAGAACTTCTAGCTGGATTAGTACCATTAATGAACAAAGACGGCAAATTTCTACTGTTTTGGAGGATAGCCCAAGCTTAAAGCCTTATTTGACTGAAGTTTTTTCAAAATGCTATCAATTGGCTTGCAATGATGCTTCAAAAGAAACAAATTTGCCCAAAATAACTTTTCCTTCGGATTGTCCTTTTAGCTCTGAACAAGTTTTAGATGCTGACTATTTTCCTGAATAA